A genomic window from Nicotiana sylvestris chromosome 11, ASM39365v2, whole genome shotgun sequence includes:
- the LOC138881521 gene encoding uncharacterized protein: MVFAWLLNSLTVEIRSSVIHSKSVRILWKQLEDRYDQSNLAQTFELQKQLLETVQGSNNIAIYFNKMKAIWDEIELIDSRGICTCVNCKCGSLEKNHVIEERLQFLMGLNEIYTGIRGNIMMMQSSPTIDRAYCLLLQEERQRSIQSVAQYPSESSSFEFILS; this comes from the coding sequence ATGGTGTTCGCATGGTTACTTAATTCATTGACAGTTGAGATTAGGTCAAGTGTGATTCATTCCAAATCAGTGAGGATTTTATGGAAACAACTTGAAGACAGGTATGACCAATCCAATCTAGCACAAACATTTGAGTTACAGAAACAATTGTTAGAAACTGTGCAAGGTTCAAATAATATTGCAATATATTTTAACAAAATGAAAGCTATATGGGATGAGATAGAGCTCATTGACTCTAGGGGAATATGCACTTGTGTGAACTGCAAATGTGGTTCACTTGAGAAGAATCATGTTATTGAAGAAAGACTTCAATTTTTAATGGGCTTGAACGAGATATATACTGGAATTAGAGGAAACATAATGATGATGCAGTCTTCTCCTACTATTGACAGAGCATATTGCTTACTTCTACAAGAAGAAAGACAGAGGAGTATACAAAGTGTTGCCCAGTACCCTAGTGAATCTAGCTCTTTTGAGTTCATTCTGAGTTGA